A single genomic interval of uncultured Desulfobulbus sp. harbors:
- a CDS encoding WYL domain-containing protein, with product MAKYKPQHARLLFIDRQIREKRFPNCASLAKEWEVNKRTIRRDLDYLRYQLDAPLAYSALKRGYMYTEEQYQLPAIQIRERDLFALYLADKLLAQYEGTPIYDSLKSVFTKIEDSLPDKVSFSPGSEQTLFTVIPPSATVILPEVLETVFSAVRSATRLDISYQSPGKAPGERTIDPYHCVRYEGDWYVLAFCHLRQAIRTFSLARILALQANGQHFNRPEHLDFQSLFASHFGIHWGKGSIEVSLRFQPQAATYIRERRWHPSQNMKELANGSLVLTMTVNHLLELKRWVLSWGAAVEVLAPPQLVAEMRADTLAMHKLYQGTAGQND from the coding sequence ATGGCCAAGTACAAGCCCCAGCATGCAAGGCTGCTGTTCATCGACCGGCAGATCCGCGAAAAACGGTTTCCCAACTGCGCCAGCCTGGCCAAAGAGTGGGAAGTCAATAAACGCACCATTCGCCGCGATCTCGATTACCTGCGTTACCAGTTGGATGCCCCCCTGGCCTATTCCGCGCTCAAGCGCGGATATATGTACACCGAGGAACAGTACCAGCTGCCAGCGATCCAGATTCGCGAACGCGACCTGTTCGCCCTCTACCTAGCGGACAAGTTGCTGGCTCAATACGAGGGCACACCAATCTACGACAGCCTCAAATCGGTCTTTACCAAGATCGAGGACAGCCTGCCGGACAAGGTCTCGTTCTCCCCCGGTTCGGAACAGACCCTGTTCACCGTGATACCGCCATCGGCAACGGTCATCCTGCCGGAGGTGCTGGAGACGGTCTTTTCCGCCGTGCGCAGTGCGACCCGACTCGACATCTCCTATCAAAGCCCTGGCAAGGCGCCCGGCGAGCGGACCATCGATCCCTATCACTGCGTGCGTTACGAGGGCGATTGGTACGTGCTGGCCTTTTGCCATCTCCGGCAGGCGATCCGCACCTTCAGCCTGGCGCGGATTCTCGCCCTGCAGGCAAATGGGCAGCACTTTAACCGACCGGAGCATCTTGATTTCCAGTCGCTTTTCGCAAGCCATTTCGGCATCCATTGGGGCAAGGGTTCCATCGAGGTCAGCCTGCGCTTTCAACCGCAGGCCGCCACCTATATCCGTGAACGGCGGTGGCATCCCTCGCAAAATATGAAGGAGTTGGCAAACGGCTCGCTCGTGCTCACCATGACGGTCAATCACCTCCTCGAGCTCAAACGCTGGGTTCTCTCCTGGGGAGCGGCGGTCGAAGTCCTGGCCCCGCCGCAACTGGTTGCAGAGATGCGAGCGGACACCTTGGCAATGCACAAACTTTACCAGGGCACAGCGGGGCAAAACGATTGA